atctggggcccgtttctcgaacgtcccgataactttttgggcccgaaaagtcatgtgtgaaactgccaaccgcttgttttggaaagttgatcttttaacatgtttttaagataACAACGAGataaatgactgtgaagtttgacgacttaaatcctctccgttcttgagatacaaagggaattgtgacacccgaaaatggcccgtaaagtttcgggacgttcgagaaacgggacccTGGACCGAGGGGTCCAAATGATCTCAGCGGATCTCAGCTGGATCAGGGGGTCCAAATccgttggggggggggggggtggggaaggaGGAATCTAAGCCGCTATGACAAAGCGTACCGGACTCGGAAAACAAGCTTGATCATGGAGATACAGGACTTTATCATAAATGATGGGATGAATTTACAAAGTCTTgctgcagttttttttttgttaatgttctcttgatatatatgttatttgccggCTGGGAAGACGGTgttttcaagacctcggtcacagttttttacCGCACGACCGACCCAAAACCCTTGCCATTTACTTTTTCTTAATCGGGCACGGAAATGACTTTAATAATTGCTCATCAACGCACGCACAAATCCactaaactgaaaaaaatgtaaaattttcATAGATGAatctttttgtttgaatattgttttcaactttctactctaataaaaaaattactttgaaattagtttttttgttgaTCATGACTTGTTcgtttttgtcagttttgtcTGTGCTAATTTTCCCACCTTTATATATCATCCGGATAATAAAAGACActctcaattttccatttaaaaGCTTATAACTCTTTATAGTTTTAGCCttaaaagattaaataaatgCTGGGAAAACCGTTTCAGTGTTGGTAAAGAACTCATCATCCATAGGCAGAGATAAGAAAATCCAGACCTACCGTGCTAAGAACCAATAAGATTGCAGGATGGTACAGTGCCTTCTTGGTGAAAATGAACTGAACGGTGATGTCCCTGTTTCAGATATCTACTGTGTTAAGCTTGTAGGACCCAAGTACTGatacttgtttctgtttgtgtAAACAGGGATAGACGACCATGCATTCTCAATAGTTTGCCTTGATAGAGCTGTATTTAGAACTGCCATTGTTGGCTTTTACTATGTAAACAGGTCTAATACTCTACATCTACCCCAGTTTAGTAAAACAAACTGCATGCATTCCCTCCATACAACTcacaagggcggatctaggattttggctAGGGGGGAGTAGATTTCACACGGAaatgcacaggaagcccaaTCTTTATATGTTAGACAATGTATATAATACATGCTTTTAAGAGGGTTAGGGCTGTAGTATGATAAATCTGTAAATGATGAGGCAAATAAAAGTCTAACTTAATGCAGCTTTTGTGCTTTTAATATCCTCTAGTAGCTTGATTCGCTTTGCCGTTTTTTAGCTAAGCTTACATTACTAGGAAGAATTATGTGTGACCACTGCTACGAAAGCAAACTGGCGGCGCAGAAGATCTAGCTAATTGGCAAGCATTCACTTCTGGAAACATTTTATTCCGCCAAAACTCCGAAAACTAGCGGTTTTAAGGCACAACGGACCGCTGTCTGTTATTTAggtttttgtttcgtttgtaaattttggaatttttttttggtaaccgagggagggggggggtgcACGTTGGTAACCGAGGGGCGTGCACTTGCACCCAGTGCACCTCCTTACCTCAGCAgagctggcgcagtggtgagagcattcacCTTCCACCATTATGACCCGGAATCGATTCCCGGATGCGACGCCATAtgtgtgttgagtttgttggttctcatctatgctccgagaggtttttccgcGGGTACaccggttttcccttctccacaaaaatcaacatttgatttgatttgttctgatttcagttgatttgtaatCTTCTCAATTATTAGAGCACTCGTGCTCAGCttaataaccttgagacttaaataaagtgattattataaTTCTTATTTGACTTAAGAATAAGCATCCCCAAGAGACATAATCTCTTGGCATCCCTTATTAAATGGTTACTGCAGCTGAACCTTGGTATTTTTTAACTCCCATGGGAAATGAAAAAAGACACTAGCAGTTGAGTAGTAGTCAACAACGAATATAACAGTACACTGATGGTCTATAATAATGACAGTTGCTTTGCAGAATGCATCTCAACTTCAGTCTAAATTGTATTTATTTTCAGAAATTACATCTACGCAGCCTCCAGACGGTACCGGTATATTGGGTGGATATACAATTAACTGGGGAGAAAGAAAAGAGCAGTCAATCCATACTGTGTGGTTGCTATCATATGAAAACAATTACTGGAGGGTTTAGCAATCCTTCTTTCTTAATTTGCATAAATGTCTTTCGAACAAAGTGAGATATTTTCAAAAGGGCAACtccaaatgttctttttttcagtttgaaagGCCTTATCAGTTAAAACACTCAATAAAAGTCTTAAAACGTACTGATTTAGAACGACTTATCCACCGTACGCGTGCTTCAGTAATTATGAAGTTCATTGTGAAGAAATGTAACTAAAAGTGTACAACAGTACTACATGGAAGGGAgtgttaaaaacaacaaaagacaTTACAAGCATGCAAAGAAAAAAGGGTCAATTAAAAACTTTCACGCGAATTGGGTCAGATTGTACATTGAGCATGataatgaaaaatatttcatataCGAACAAACAATCTTGTTCTTGCTCGTCTTTATTAGACAGAAACATTTCGGCTAAAATTCTTTGGGTAAGCCATGTTTCTCTCGGAAAGGTGAACAAAATGAACGGTATTTCGGGCGTTAAGGAAACAGTCGGTTAAGtgataccaaaaaaaaacaaatgttccTCCTTTGGCGAGAACTTCTTGTCTAtataaaatgctattttatttGAAATTTGCTTTTTAGATTAAAGTACatattaaaataaagaaaacatacctttaagAACGTTGACAATTTTTTCCAGTCCTTGCTGGATAAGCCAATCCTCCACAAAGCGCTGATATTCTCCATGTTTTAGAGATATAAACCACGTGGGTGTCAAAAGCCCGGGGGTACCCCCGGGATTGGCTAATGCCCGGCCCCCGGGTCGCGCTAAATTAGCTTAAGCCAcacccccgggactgacaaGGCGGGCAAATGTCCTGCAGttgccccgggggggggggggggaggggcagGGCGCAGTTGAAATTGACAGAtgcattttacggttcggttaactacacttttcaggGTCACCCagcgtcaattttcggaaaatatctgtttggaagacgatttgagatctagaattttcagaacatttattgtaaaatttcttgcttgcctgcctgtcctaggattttcgaacatctaaaaaatggtacaGTTTCCCAATTTCAACgtatttttaccctaaaaaggtcacctagaattttcgggagccttttttctggctgaaattctcgaaaaggtaagttttgatccctatacttttcggatcactagactttcagctaggaaatctgAAAAGACGAAAAATTATTAGGGGATAAGAATATGCctgtatctaccgtttaaatactaaaataagtttaacaatgttatgtttaagtggttttgaactacattctcgttgggtgcccctgactttttacgagatcatgtgaagaataaagcactcgtttgcaaattaagcctaagcgcttgtttcagtggtTCGGCCGAAGCACTCGTTTACATTTTTTAGCTTCAGAATATACTTAGAAGATTACTTGGAAAAGGTGGTCTTTTCGACTGTGTATCTGCGTATCCACCTCTGAATATACTTAGAAGATTACGTGGGGAGGGGGTGGTcgtttcgactgcgtatccgcgtattcAACCACTTCGGAGGAGCAGCTTCAAAATGGAAGGGTAATCTGCAGTTAGTAAATTGAAGGGGTGTTGACACGACAGAGCAAAAATGGCACAGGCCCGACAAAAACTGGAACGGTTACAtacaaagaaacagtgaacttttatccctTCCGCGACGGgtccataggcgcctatggtcccgtagcgGAACGGATAGACGTTCACTgttcctttacaaaaatgattggaaccgttccattttttattggacccgtgccattttgtctctgtcgtgtaaacgcgccttgaGTCTAAATTTGTTTTCACGCGATGTTCACGTGACAGCATGAATTGTGTCACAACAGAATGCTcacaaaatatcaaaataccTTGGTAGAGATGGGAGGGGAGGAATGGAGGCGATTCATAACGATTTATCCTTCTTGTCAATGTCGCTTTACAATGAAAGAAAATACTATGAGACAAGTAAGGATCATCGAGATAGAAATTTCTCCGTCACAAAAAGATCTACTCTGTTACTTTGTACAATCTTTCCGCCTTCTCACCCTACCCCAGCTGAAAAGTTccttctttgacgtcatccaCCCACTGTCTGGATGCGTTTACCAAGCTCGCGAAAGGAGGGACGTTGATTTTTCGCGAGAAGCTGTAGTTCGATGAAGGTTTGTGTTCttatatttaatttaatgcATGCACTAAATGATTCAGCCATAGAGCTGAGTATCTACTGAGTATCCGGCAATTTTGTGCTATGCTATTTTAAGCTACAAGTTAGATTTGATCTGTGGTAATCAAGTTTGTATTACAGATTTCCTTGTTATTATACATATGATTGCAATAACAGCTGATTGCAGAAAAAGGCGGAATTATTTCGCCCAGCTGGGGAGCTAACGTACAGTTTCTGAATCGCACTCAGGCCAAGTGCGCAATGTTCATATTCTTCACCGGGGGATAAGATCTCTCCTTGGTCGCCTTTAATTAAGTACTGTTGAGTTTTCTTGGGCCACAGTTTGCTTTGTGGAATAATTATCTGTTTGGAGATCACTTTACCATGGCCTCGTTTACAAGAggtgaaacatttcacagtaaTTTAGTATCGCGTGATTCATGATGCATCGATGATATGGATGATGCTTGAGTGCATGCAACTTCGAAAATATCCctttcaatttcattttcattactgggttgcctcatggcaaacccagtcaaggtctgcgtttagtttgtttgttttcttttgttttttccgtttcggtaaaagtcttgcctgtcactcccctggtaagtggtgtctttgtggacagagccttctgcgagtattttcttaggatcgagagggtagtggaactgcgtagatttctctggtggacacacttagcctgcaatggcgtcgaaagtcatgtaacgcgaatggcgttttagtggatccttaaacaaaatatacccttatggagctcaataatggaaagttagttggataaaataggcaggaatctcaaaagcgacgagcactggacttcgacaacaatctatcgcccgtcgagacgaaatcaaagtgagctataatatttacctgaagtacatggtaatttgacacgattgagtttcttgtcttcacgcacgcaatgaaataggaagaggttttcgcctctaagagcaaatatgttgtttgtttcaataaatatttcgctggaaaaggattctgtggtattttctgcctttgtgaattataatatcatgttgtgtattgaattttcgagcttaaggttcaaatgtgatatgggagaagttttttagtattgctctgtaagcaggaagggttcacaggcctgttggaagcgtgcttgagtttcaacaaaatgagccccaaaatcagtgaaaacttgtgacgcagatgaataataaagtagctgctatttccaaaatgatggaatcaCCTGGtaataaataacgtcgtacgcgtcttggagagtaaattttgactttgcataaacaagagttgggcgattttgatctttgttttgacttcgctcatttcattgtcaaactttataacacttgacagaaaaagaaacttacaaaaatccggtatcttgccatcatttgacacagacgcttcactgtttggcgagtaaacatgccgcggtaacttaatcacggcgcccgctgaattccggccatgtcactttcgttttgcaatttacttgaacgtagcaaaaatcagccaaaatgtttgtcgctgagcgtaactttttatattctatattcacggttcagaATTCATGTTgctttcatgtcgtaaatattttattctcgatcggccgtccgggaaacttccttctgctctttctgaaaactgtgtatcaatagttatttgctttttcatcaatatttgttttgcataaagcaagctaacagaatctgtaccttgctgagttcgcatttgttagcgttaatagtattttcggtcagatgtttctgtttttatgagaggtttattgttttggtctcccatcctaaacctaaccccgcgaaacagggcttgacttcagtgaagtttagtattacaaagctttcagatgaagttgtgagggaacttgaaaattatcaacatgtcagcccagaagccaatgtttctcacttctcttttatttgttattcttcagagactggaatgctgtatttcaataccacacaattcagtgccttctgattttctgtagcacgtaccacaggcaacgcagtgtatgcttcacagaagcatctagtttcgTTTTGCAGTCAAGCTATGTCACGCGTGCTCATGAGTATCCACAAGAGTGAATGAACATTCGAATTCCTCTTTAGAGCTTccgagatttgaatggaatcttgaagatttttctgaaagttgctgcgaaaaatgcacaataactgaacaataattcGTCAAACACATCAAAGAGTTTTCTCTTTTCAAACACCTTTTATTTTACAagtaggggtaatcgaagcttaggcaaGTGCGTCCGATGCTTGTAGGGGTACAGGTAGATATTGAAGGggaagggtggatggttcgtgtgGTAGATAAATGTTATTACTGCAtatatgaacgtgacaacttgttagatgTAATCATGAACTATTTATTGggaattctacaagtaaacAACTACTGGAAATTACTCAAAAATGgaactgttacttgcaagtctgaacgctgggacacaagAAATTGTGTTTGAACAGGAACATGTGTATTCTAGCGAGAAATAGcggacaataaagttattatttgaattgACAGGAAATCACGTGTAACATTCTATAGAATATGGTGTCCATTTTGGAACTAAGCTGAAGTGAACATGAACAATTTGtattggaaaaaaggatttcTGCACTTTGGTTGATAACAACAACATTTGTTGAAGCTTCAAATAGCCTCTAGTGAAACTTTCATGGGCTAAAAACTGTTTGTGGAGCTTTTAGGACAGCTCAAAATACAGAACATGATCTCCAACATTTAATATAATCAAATAGCCTCAAGAGAAACTTCCATGAGCTTATTAGAGGCTGTGTCATAAGTTATGCAGAAGCTGGATTCGATGTCCAGCAGATCCAAAATAAGCTCTTCTTCTGATGTTATGTTGAGGTTAATGCTGGGTATAAGTGCAGCCAGTTTATGCACCTCAGGATGAAAGAGGTTAAGTGCAAGCTTGTCATTTCTGTACTGAGTGTTCTGGAAAAGCACTTTTAAAAACCACTGAGATTCACAGGAAGAtgttttcatcatcatcttgcAGGATGGACATGTTGCAATGTTTCCATTAGATTTGACTGAAACCTTCTTTTTGCATGATGCACACGAAAGATTTTTTGACGCGTTTTGGACGCCAATTAATTTGGCTGATATTCTGTTCTGTGTTAGTGACTCCATCTCTGTAGTGGCTTGTGCCAAGTTTTGTGTAAAAGGAGGAATCTCTTTGTAAAGAAACTGTTCTGACTTTGGAGTGTTCAGGTAGCGGATTCCATTGGTCTCCTTGAGTCTTAGATTTTGCAAGGCATAAGTCTTCTGGTGTTCAAGTTTGTCACAATGTTCTTGCCACAGAACAAGTTTTATAGAAGTGGTGTGGTCAACGAGAATGACTTCTTGCTTTTTAAGAGGGTGGTCATAACGACTATTAATTGTTTTCACTCCAGTGATGCTGGATACCTTTGCTTTAACATCAACCAATTGCTCTTTTGGCACCTCCTGCAGAGATGAAAGACTTGGCAAGGAAGATGATATTGTAGCATCTTTGTAGACATATGGTAACGCCACAGGTTCCACATTTGTATTGTTTTGGATGATAATGCTCTCTATGTCATCCTTGATGG
Above is a window of Montipora capricornis isolate CH-2021 chromosome 6, ASM3666992v2, whole genome shotgun sequence DNA encoding:
- the LOC138054678 gene encoding uncharacterized protein, with the translated sequence MNNDTQFKSSQNSEVQEILGYIQAISPIKKATFSPTKYFNCSIQGSNKVVRAVCFNPAKRPLLEKYHKGKTGVRLHNIRSSIKDDIESIIIQNNTNVEPVALPYVYKDATISSSLPSLSSLQEVPKEQLVDVKAKVSSITGVKTINSRYDHPLKKQEVILVDHTTSIKLVLWQEHCDKLEHQKTYALQNLRLKETNGIRYLNTPKSEQFLYKEIPPFTQNLAQATTEMESLTQNRISAKLIGVQNASKNLSCASCKKKVSVKSNGNIATCPSCKMMMKTSSCESQWFLKVLFQNTQYRNDKLALNLFHPEVHKLAALIPSINLNITSEEELILDLLDIESSFCITYDTASNKLMEVSLEAI